GAAGTTGTTGGCGTAGATACAGTCGATTTGGTGGGTTTGGGTTAGTGCCTCCTGGAGGTCATCCATGCTGTCGTAGGCTTTAAACGAATAGTTTTTAACACCATTTTCTTTTAGATAGCTTCGAATTTCTTCATCTCGGCTGCTGCCCCGCAAGGTGCCGATAACCGTTCCATCCAAAGAGGAAAAGTCGGAGATGGTATAGCTGGTATTGGTGGCACTGGTGCTCAAGCTGCTGTAATTGATGTTGTAGGGAAAGGTCGGGTACAGATAAATTTGAGAACGCTGGCTGGTCTTACACATGCTGCCAAGGATATCAATTTTACCTTGGGACAGCATGTCCAAGGCTTCGCTATAAGTCAACCGATGCTGTTTCGTGCCTTCTCCGGTATAGGAGATAAAATCATATTGCCAGCCAGTATATTTGGCTATTTCCATGAGATATTCGTAGCCGAACCCACCCAGAGAACCGTCTTCATTTATATCGTTGAAGCCGGACATTTCAAAAAATCCAACTCGGATTACTTGCTTAGAATCCTCTGGGGTAGTTGGAGCAGACGGGCGTAAATCCGTGTCGGCATAAGAAAGCCCTGACTGACAAAAGAGAAGTACAGTCAGGACGATAATATATAAAACTCTTTTAATATGTAAAAATCCATTCATATTAAATACCCGCTTAAGCGATGATTACAAACCTTGCCACAGCTAAAACAAAGAGACTTGACAGCCGACTTGACACGGTAAAATACCCATTTTAATCCATTATATACGTTGAATAAATGAAAATCAATGGAAATTCTACCACAGTTTTGTAGGAAATAAAAAGTACAGACTTTTCAGATAACCAAAAGGAAAGCCCTTGACATTATTGCCCAAGTCCAATAAGGTAAAGATACCAATACAAAAGGAGAAATCAAAGGGGAGGTTTAGAAAATATGAATAAAAAAAAGAGGACGAAAGCGAGCATTATGCTGGCAATTCTCTTGTTACTGACCAGCTTTAGCAGCTGTCAGAATAAGGAAACAACAACGGATTTACCGGTTATTTCAGACAACGGATTTGCCGAATATCAGGAAGTGGCCGTGGATATTAAGCCCGCGGTAAAGGACTATCAGGTGGCTCAGGGGCTGAGCAATGTCACCAACCGAGAGCATTTTTCTTTTTCTGACGAAGCGCAAAAACTGTTAATTAAAAATGGCTTTGTGGTAGTACCTTATCCCGTGCGGGAATTTTTTACGACTTATGAATTAAACCGATATGACAATACACCAAATTTTATTACCACCGATGCGATGCTGCATAATTATCACTTATACTTTAATTATCTTTTGAGAACCTTGGAAAAAGACAGTCTTCGGGGGGAACTGAATTCCCTCACCCAATCGATGTTAACAAAAAGCCAGAGTCAGTATCAGGCGCTGAAAGAGACCGAGTGGGAAAATGCCGCTAAACGTAATGTGGCTTTTTTTGCGGTAGCAGCGAAGCTTCTGGACCCTAAATCGGATATTCCCGCCCTTGTCAATGAAGAAGTGAAGCAAGAGTTGCAGCTGATTGTCGACCATCAGGAGAACTTTTATCCGTCTCCAGTGATGAACATGGGGGATGCCGATGACGTGTTGACAGAGACTTTTAATGAAGATTACACCCAATATATTCCTAGGGGTCACTATGCAAAGTCCTATGAACTAAAAACCTATTTTCAGGCCATGATGTGGTATGGACGTATGAACTTTCGGGTATCCAATGAAGACGAAACAAAATCAGCCGTGTTGATGGCTCGCCTGTTCGACCAGGACGATTATGGCCATTGGAATAACATTTATGAACCGACCAATTTCTTTGTAGGCCAGAGTGATGATTTAGGAATTAATCAATACACTTCGCTCTTACAGAAGGTATACGGAAAGAATCCTTCCTTGAAAGAAGTAACCGAGGAAGCTTCAAATTGGAAGGCACTGTTTGCCCAGATACAGAATCTGGATCCGCCGGCGATTAACTCCATGCCGATATTTAATAAGGACATTCAACCAGACCGGGAAAAAACAATTAAAGGATTTCGGTTTATGGGCCAGCGTTTCACTTTAGATGCTTCCATTTTTCAGAATCTAGTCTATCGCCAAGTGGAAGAGAACGCAGCAGGGGAACTCCGCATGTTGCCAAAGGCCCTGGATATTCCAGCGGCAATGGGCTCGCAAGAAGCCTATGACATCCTAAAAGATATGGGCGAGACATCATACAAAAACTATCCTGAAAATATGAAGAACATCCAGCAGAAAATGAAGGCCATGGAGGTAACCGATCGGACCCAGAATTTATATGGAGCCTGGCTTTACATGTTAACTCCTCTTACGGAGGAAAAGGGCAAAGGCTATCCTTCTTTCATGCAGAATCAAGCATGGAATCGCAAGCAGCTGGAAACATATATAAGCAGTTTTACAGAATTGAAACACGATACCGTTTTATATGCAAAACAGATTTATGCGGAAATGGGCGGAGGTGGAGAAGAACTGGACGACCGAGGGTATGTAGAACCAAATCCGGTTGTTTATGGTCGGCTGGCCGCTTTGACAAAGATGACTGCTGATGGATTGCAGAGCCGAGAATTACTGGATGAGCAAACCCGTGAAGGACTGAACGAGTTAGAAGAATTAGCCCTTCAACTGAAAACTATTTCGGAAAAAGAATTGGCGCAAAAACCTTTAAGTTCAGCTGAATACGATTTGATCCGCAGCTTCGGGGGACAACTAGAGCATTTTTGGTTAGAGGCTTTTAAGGACCAAGGAGTGGACAGTCCGTCAGCTGTTGGTGAAAACCCAGCCGCGTTGATTACAGATATCGCCACGGACCCGAATGGCTGGGTTTTAGAGGAAGGCACAGGCTTTGTCAATGATATTTACGTGGTTGTGCCTGTGGAGGGTTCCTTACGGATTGCCAAAGGTGCCGTTTACTCTTATTATGAGTTCGCTTGGCCATCCAATGACCGTTTGACAGATGCAAAATGGAAGGAAATGCTTGAAACCGAGGAAAATCCGGCGGCACCGGACTGGACGAAAAGCTATACTGCACCGATGATAACCTCCCCATGACAAGAAAAATGAGATGGGGAGCAGCAGGGGCCGGGCTGCTGCTCCTGCTCCTTTGGCTATGTTTTGGGCAACCAAAGAGTCCCAGTGTTCCGATTCAGGCACAAGGTGATTTGAATGGAAATGGCATACCGGAAAAGTATGTGCTGATAGATCAAACACTCCTTGTGATAGAAGGAAAACAAGAAATCTGGCAATCGCCCCAGGGGTATCGGGTAGAAAGCTTTGCTTTAGCGGATGTGGATAACGACGGACAGCTAAATATCGTCATCAGCCTTTGGAAGAAAGGAAGCTTCGGAAAACTGCGCCCTTTTTGGCACAAGGGGGAAAATGATGAGTACAAGAATCACCTGTTTGTGTACAAGCTTCAAAATCATACCATAAAAGCGGTCTGGTGTTCGTCTAATCTAGATCGCCCGATTCTTGCTTTTGATGTTCGGGACGTAGATGGTGACGGGTTAAATGAACTGGTGGTGAAAGAAGGGCACTACAAAAAAATATGGGGGCAAAAATACACCGTGGATGAAGAGAAACCTGCACGGATCACCGTATGGCAGTGGCAGCAGTGGGGATTCTATTTAGAGGAGCCATAGCTCTTGCTGGCGCTATAGGGGAAGCCTGTTTTATGGGGGAATATTACCTTGAATTTTTCCCTTGACAATCAGCTAAAATCGTATAAACTAATAAGAATAGAACAACATATGACAACGGTGGCAAAGAGGAGTAAAAGCCGTCCGCCCTCAGCTGAGCAGCAGGTCTGCCCGGCATCAGAGAAGGAGATCCTTAGGCTGGAAGATCTCAGGGGAAGCGGGTTTTGAAGGTTGCTTTGCGCATGGGCCCTTGGGGGCAGCATACACCCTTGCAGAACAAATGAGTGCT
The genomic region above belongs to Aminipila butyrica and contains:
- a CDS encoding DUF3160 domain-containing protein — its product is MNKKKRTKASIMLAILLLLTSFSSCQNKETTTDLPVISDNGFAEYQEVAVDIKPAVKDYQVAQGLSNVTNREHFSFSDEAQKLLIKNGFVVVPYPVREFFTTYELNRYDNTPNFITTDAMLHNYHLYFNYLLRTLEKDSLRGELNSLTQSMLTKSQSQYQALKETEWENAAKRNVAFFAVAAKLLDPKSDIPALVNEEVKQELQLIVDHQENFYPSPVMNMGDADDVLTETFNEDYTQYIPRGHYAKSYELKTYFQAMMWYGRMNFRVSNEDETKSAVLMARLFDQDDYGHWNNIYEPTNFFVGQSDDLGINQYTSLLQKVYGKNPSLKEVTEEASNWKALFAQIQNLDPPAINSMPIFNKDIQPDREKTIKGFRFMGQRFTLDASIFQNLVYRQVEENAAGELRMLPKALDIPAAMGSQEAYDILKDMGETSYKNYPENMKNIQQKMKAMEVTDRTQNLYGAWLYMLTPLTEEKGKGYPSFMQNQAWNRKQLETYISSFTELKHDTVLYAKQIYAEMGGGGEELDDRGYVEPNPVVYGRLAALTKMTADGLQSRELLDEQTREGLNELEELALQLKTISEKELAQKPLSSAEYDLIRSFGGQLEHFWLEAFKDQGVDSPSAVGENPAALITDIATDPNGWVLEEGTGFVNDIYVVVPVEGSLRIAKGAVYSYYEFAWPSNDRLTDAKWKEMLETEENPAAPDWTKSYTAPMITSP
- a CDS encoding FG-GAP repeat domain-containing protein, whose amino-acid sequence is MTRKMRWGAAGAGLLLLLLWLCFGQPKSPSVPIQAQGDLNGNGIPEKYVLIDQTLLVIEGKQEIWQSPQGYRVESFALADVDNDGQLNIVISLWKKGSFGKLRPFWHKGENDEYKNHLFVYKLQNHTIKAVWCSSNLDRPILAFDVRDVDGDGLNELVVKEGHYKKIWGQKYTVDEEKPARITVWQWQQWGFYLEEP